Proteins from a single region of Ignavibacteriales bacterium:
- a CDS encoding DUF4404 family protein, with protein sequence MVQNTIEKIEEKIFNYDSFIDKDKIEILNLLASLKHEMTKFSDTHTEHAESITGFIELSTSEVMRREKNPAQLKSAVDSLSASVKGFEESHPQLVENVNYIASVLANMGI encoded by the coding sequence ATGGTGCAAAATACAATTGAAAAAATTGAAGAGAAGATTTTTAATTATGATTCCTTTATTGACAAAGATAAAATTGAGATTCTGAATTTGCTGGCATCACTGAAGCATGAAATGACGAAGTTTTCGGACACTCATACTGAACATGCTGAGAGTATTACTGGATTTATCGAGCTCTCAACAAGTGAAGTAATGCGCAGGGAGAAAAATCCAGCCCAACTAAAATCAGCAGTTGATAGCTTGTCTGCTTCGGTGAAAGGCTTTGAAGAATCACACCCGCAATTAGTAGAAAATGTGAATTACATTGCCAGTGTATTAGCTAACATGGGAATCTGA